The following coding sequences are from one Sphingobium sp. V4 window:
- a CDS encoding Na+/H+ antiporter: MHPMQYFELLVAMLLAIIALHYAAHRLGLPPAVALLSGGALLAFLPGLPVISLDPELVLVIFLPPLLMDGAWFIALGHMKRHMLGIVSLAVGAVIFTTLLVAVVVHLLMPSLPWAACAALGAIVSPPDAVSARAVLQRVKLPRRLSILLEGESLLNDATGLVLFRFAIAAGVTGSFSAVDALGSFLALLVGGLLVGAAIGAAWVLLVRRLGDEYLMIASSMLAPWSAYLLGETFHVSGVIATVTTGLICGWYQHVVFSAAVRMRGTSFWAVMIFLMEATVFMLIGSSLRGVVERVGGFGVVLDDMAVPVLVILLALIVARFAWVFGSDALLRLFCAMGLPHRAPLGAARSAVLSWAGMRGVVTLAVALSVPQDFPGRDFMLVAAFGVILGTVLLQGTTLGLLIRWAGLSDTEHERPRLSMSEAEAAMAKAQAVRVEALAYDADGTLLHPQLLTRYQRRAEISADYAGQEEHYADRLHAHFDLVLEAIAAGRAELLRLHRAGDIDEHVLQELERDLDLEELSAWSAKA; the protein is encoded by the coding sequence ATGCACCCGATGCAATATTTCGAACTTCTCGTGGCGATGCTGCTGGCCATCATCGCGCTCCACTACGCAGCACACCGCCTTGGCCTGCCCCCGGCCGTCGCGCTGCTTTCGGGCGGCGCGCTGCTCGCCTTCCTGCCGGGCCTGCCGGTCATCTCGCTCGATCCCGAACTGGTCCTCGTCATCTTCCTGCCGCCCCTGCTGATGGACGGCGCCTGGTTCATCGCACTTGGCCATATGAAGCGCCACATGCTCGGCATCGTGTCGCTTGCGGTCGGGGCGGTGATCTTCACCACCCTTCTCGTGGCGGTGGTGGTCCATTTGCTGATGCCCTCGCTTCCCTGGGCCGCGTGCGCCGCGCTGGGCGCCATCGTCTCGCCGCCCGACGCCGTGTCCGCGCGCGCCGTGCTGCAACGGGTGAAGCTGCCCCGCCGGCTATCGATCCTGCTGGAAGGCGAAAGCCTGCTGAACGACGCCACCGGCCTGGTCCTGTTCCGCTTCGCCATCGCCGCCGGGGTGACGGGCAGCTTCAGCGCGGTCGACGCGCTGGGCAGCTTCCTGGCGCTTCTGGTCGGCGGCCTGTTGGTAGGCGCAGCGATCGGCGCAGCCTGGGTGCTGCTGGTGCGGCGACTGGGCGACGAATATCTGATGATCGCCTCCTCCATGCTGGCGCCCTGGTCGGCCTATCTGCTCGGTGAAACCTTCCACGTTTCGGGCGTGATCGCCACCGTGACGACGGGTCTCATCTGCGGCTGGTACCAGCATGTCGTATTTTCCGCCGCCGTGCGGATGCGCGGCACGTCCTTCTGGGCGGTCATGATCTTCCTGATGGAAGCGACCGTTTTCATGCTGATCGGCTCGTCGCTGCGCGGCGTGGTGGAGCGTGTCGGCGGCTTCGGCGTGGTGCTCGACGACATGGCGGTGCCCGTACTCGTCATCCTGCTCGCCTTGATCGTTGCGCGTTTCGCCTGGGTGTTCGGATCGGACGCGCTCCTGCGCCTCTTCTGCGCGATGGGGCTGCCCCATCGCGCGCCACTGGGCGCCGCGCGCTCCGCCGTGCTGAGCTGGGCAGGAATGCGTGGCGTGGTGACGCTGGCGGTGGCGCTCAGCGTGCCGCAGGATTTCCCCGGTCGCGACTTCATGCTGGTCGCCGCCTTCGGGGTCATCCTCGGCACCGTTCTCCTCCAGGGGACGACGCTTGGCCTGCTCATCCGCTGGGCCGGCCTCAGCGACACCGAGCATGAACGGCCGCGCCTCAGCATGAGCGAAGCGGAAGCCGCCATGGCGAAGGCCCAGGCCGTCAGGGTCGAGGCGCTGGCCTATGATGCGGACGGAACGCTGCTGCATCCGCAGCTCCTGACCCGCTACCAGCGTCGGGCCGAAATATCCGCCGACTATGCGGGCCAGGAAGAACATTATGCCGATCGGCTCCATGCCCATTTCGACCTGGTCCTGGAAGCGATCGCCGCCGGCCGCGCCGAACTGCTCCGCCTGCACCGGGCCGGCGACATCGACGAACATGTCCTTCAGGAACTGGAGCGCGACCTTGACCTGGAAGAACTGAGCGCCTGGTCCGCCAAGGCCTGA
- a CDS encoding Crp/Fnr family transcriptional regulator, with amino-acid sequence MDMRFDMAQNAALPTMARACGGQSCDSCVVRDHAICADLSDPDRNALSRIGRRVALHAGQTVMWEGDDSTVVANVIEGTLKLATSTGDGREQIVGVVYASDFIGRPFGARTPHSVTALTDARLCLFPRGAFDGFAMRHGELQHRLLQRTLDDLDRTRAWMLLLGRKTAREKVATFLLDMGRRLRADSDGVIELPLSRQQIADILGITIETVSRQMTEMKRAGVIDLIGRRGVRLVDKAALERLADAD; translated from the coding sequence ATGGACATGCGATTTGACATGGCGCAAAATGCCGCCCTCCCGACCATGGCCCGCGCCTGCGGCGGCCAGTCCTGCGACAGTTGCGTCGTGCGCGATCATGCCATTTGCGCCGACCTTTCCGATCCCGATCGCAACGCGCTGAGCCGGATCGGGCGGCGGGTGGCTCTCCATGCCGGGCAGACGGTGATGTGGGAAGGGGATGACAGCACTGTTGTCGCCAACGTCATCGAAGGCACGCTCAAGCTCGCCACCTCGACCGGCGACGGGCGCGAGCAGATCGTCGGCGTGGTCTATGCGTCCGACTTCATCGGTCGTCCCTTCGGCGCGCGCACGCCACACAGCGTTACAGCACTCACCGATGCGCGGCTCTGCCTTTTCCCGCGCGGCGCGTTCGACGGTTTCGCGATGCGGCATGGCGAATTGCAGCACCGGCTGCTCCAGCGGACGTTGGACGATCTCGATCGTACCCGTGCCTGGATGCTGCTCCTGGGACGCAAGACCGCGCGCGAGAAGGTCGCGACCTTCCTGCTCGACATGGGGCGGCGGCTGCGCGCCGACAGTGACGGGGTGATCGAACTGCCCCTCTCGCGCCAGCAGATCGCCGACATTTTGGGCATCACGATCGAGACGGTGTCGCGCCAGATGACCGAGATGAAACGCGCGGGCGTGATCGACCTGATCGGGCGACGCGGCGTTCGGCTGGTCGACAAGGCCGCGCTGGAGCGGCTGGCGGACGCGGATTAG
- the ccoN gene encoding cytochrome-c oxidase, cbb3-type subunit I, whose amino-acid sequence MDRLVLRTGGWFALALAAFAAMLAAADGGFAVHMGIISAVALGLAISAMRSADYAGIMRGLVKMPADQGLYYDDVIRWGVIATVFWGLAGFLAGLYIALQLAFPALNLGLEYTSFGRLRPLHTSAVIFAFGGNALIATSFYVVQRTCRARLFSPKLADFVFWGYQLFIVLAATGYLLGITEGKEYAEPEWYVDLWLTIVWVAYLVVFGGTVMKRSEPHIYVANWFYLSFILTIAMLHIVNNLSMPVSLLGSKSYSAFAGVQDALTQWWYGHNAVGFFLTAGFLAMMYYFVPKQAERPVYSYRLSIIHFWSLIFLYIWAGPHHLHYTALPDWAQTLGMVFSIMLWMPSWGGMINGLMTLNGAWDKIRTDPIIRMMVMALAFYGMSTFEGPMMSVKAVNSLSHYTDWTIGHVHSGALGWNGLITFACLYYLTPRLWKRERLYSLRLINWHFWLATVGIVLYAAAMWVAGIMQGLMWREYGSDGYLVYAFSEVVRAMWPMYLIRAAGGLLYLSGAIIMAWNIGMTIAGKPLREEQPLRDAAYDAIADKPLIAAQPA is encoded by the coding sequence ATGGACAGATTGGTTTTGAGGACGGGCGGCTGGTTCGCGCTCGCACTCGCCGCCTTCGCAGCGATGCTGGCGGCGGCGGACGGCGGTTTCGCCGTCCATATGGGGATCATCAGCGCGGTGGCGCTGGGGCTGGCGATATCCGCCATGCGCAGCGCCGACTATGCCGGCATCATGCGCGGGCTGGTGAAGATGCCGGCCGACCAGGGGCTCTATTATGACGATGTGATCCGCTGGGGCGTGATCGCTACGGTCTTCTGGGGTCTCGCGGGATTTCTGGCCGGTCTCTACATCGCGCTGCAACTTGCCTTTCCCGCACTCAACCTGGGTCTCGAATATACCAGCTTCGGACGGCTTCGGCCGCTCCATACCTCGGCGGTCATCTTCGCCTTCGGCGGCAACGCGCTGATCGCGACCAGCTTCTATGTCGTGCAGCGCACCTGCCGCGCACGGCTGTTCTCGCCGAAGCTCGCCGATTTCGTCTTCTGGGGCTATCAGCTCTTCATCGTCCTCGCCGCGACCGGCTATCTGCTCGGCATCACGGAGGGCAAGGAATATGCCGAACCCGAATGGTATGTGGACCTGTGGCTGACGATCGTCTGGGTCGCCTATCTGGTCGTGTTCGGCGGCACCGTGATGAAGCGGTCGGAGCCGCACATCTATGTGGCCAACTGGTTCTACCTCAGCTTCATCCTGACCATCGCGATGCTGCACATCGTCAACAATCTGTCGATGCCGGTCAGCCTGCTCGGGTCCAAGAGCTACAGCGCCTTTGCCGGCGTGCAGGATGCGCTGACGCAATGGTGGTACGGCCATAATGCGGTCGGCTTCTTCCTGACCGCCGGCTTCCTCGCCATGATGTATTATTTCGTGCCCAAGCAGGCGGAACGGCCGGTCTACAGCTATCGCCTGTCGATCATCCACTTCTGGTCGCTGATCTTCCTCTATATCTGGGCGGGTCCGCACCACCTGCACTATACCGCGCTCCCCGACTGGGCGCAGACGCTGGGCATGGTCTTCTCGATCATGTTGTGGATGCCCAGCTGGGGCGGGATGATCAACGGCCTGATGACGCTGAACGGCGCCTGGGACAAGATCCGCACCGACCCGATCATCCGCATGATGGTGATGGCGCTGGCCTTTTACGGCATGTCCACTTTCGAAGGGCCGATGATGTCGGTGAAGGCAGTCAACAGCCTCAGCCACTATACCGACTGGACCATCGGCCACGTCCATAGCGGCGCGCTGGGCTGGAACGGCCTCATCACTTTCGCCTGCCTCTATTATCTGACGCCCCGCCTTTGGAAGCGCGAGCGGCTCTACAGCCTGCGCCTCATCAACTGGCACTTCTGGCTCGCGACCGTGGGGATCGTCCTCTACGCCGCCGCCATGTGGGTCGCGGGCATCATGCAAGGGCTGATGTGGCGCGAATATGGCAGCGACGGCTATCTCGTCTACGCCTTCTCCGAAGTCGTGCGCGCGATGTGGCCCATGTACCTCATCCGCGCGGCGGGCGGGCTGCTTTACCTCTCCGGCGCGATCATCATGGCCTGGAACATTGGCATGACCATCGCGGGCAAGCCGCTGCGCGAGGAACAGCCGCTGCGCGACGCGGCCTATGACGCGATCGCCGACAAGCCCCTCATCGCCGCTCAGCCAGCCTAA